DNA sequence from the Acidimicrobiia bacterium genome:
TGATCACCGCGGTGAACGGCATCTGCGCGGGCGGTGGATTCCACTGGGTCGCCGACGCCGACATCGTGATCGCGGCCTCCGACGCGCAGTTCTTCGACCCGCACGTGTCGGTCGGCCAGGTGGTCGCGATCGAGGCGATCGGACTGCTCCGGAAGATGCCCGTCGAAGCGGTGATGCGGATGGCGTTCGTCGGGCGCTACGAGCGGATGTCGGCGGCGCGCGCGTACGAGCTCGGGATGATCAGCCAGGTCGTCGACCCGCCCGACCAGCTGCGCGAAGCGGCGCAGAAGCTCGGCGAGACGATCGCGCAGAACTCACCCGCGGCGATGCGGGCGACGAAGCGCGCGCTGTGGGGCGCGCTCGAGCTCGGTCTCACCGACGCGTGCCGCGCCGGCGCGCAGGAGCTCGTGTCGATGTGGGGGCATCCGGATCAGGTCGAGGGTCCGCTGGCGTTCGCGGAGCGGCGTGCGCCACGCTGGAGCGGCGACGACACGGGGGATCGCGAATGAGCACGGGGTTTCATCACGCGGCCGAAGCCGCGAGCGGAGCGAGCGTCGAGGCTCGCCAGCGAGCGAACAAGTCCGCGAGCCGAAGGGGAGCGGACGGAGGAGCGAGCGCATGAACATCGATGGATGGACCGCACCGGGCTTCGAGAACGTGCGCGCGGCCTTCGAGCAGAACTTCGCCGACGGCCTCGAGGTGGGTGCCGCGTTCGCGGCGTACCACCGCGGCGAGCAGGTCGTCGATCTCTGGGGTGGCATCGCCGACCAGAGGACCGAGCGCCCGTGGGGCGAGGACACGATCATCGGCGTCTTCTCCACGACGAAGGGCGCGACCGCGATCTGTGCGCACCGCCTCGCGCAAGAAGGCAGGCTCGACGTCGACGCGCCGGTTGCGCACTACTGGCCGGAGTTCGGAGACGCCGGCAAACAAGACATCCCCGTCCGTTACCTGCTCTCGCACCGCGCCGGACTCCCGTGGGTCGACGAGCAGCTCACGCTCGAGCAGGCGCTCACGTGGGAGCCGATGATCCACGCGCTCGAGCATCAGAAGCCGCTGTGGGAGCCGGGCACGCAGCACGGCTACCACGCGATCACCTACGGCTACCTCGTCGGCGAGGTGATCCGCCGCATCACCGGTCGGAGCGTCGGTACCTACTTCCGCGAGGAGATCGCCCAGCCGCTCGGTCTCGACTTCTGGATCGGACTCCCCGAGTCGGAGGAGCCGCGCGTCGCGATGCTCGTCGGTGGTCTGCTCGACGGGATCGAGTCGGCCGATGTCGACGAAGAGGCGCGCGCGGCGATCGACGCGATGATCGGCCCCGACTCGGTGATGGGGAAGGCATTGTCGGGCGGCGGCGCGTTCGCGGGCAACGTCTGGAACCGGCGTGACGTGCATGCGGCCGAGGTGCCGGCCGCAGCGGGCATCTCCGACGCGCGGTCCATCGCGCGCATGTACGCGGCGTGCGTCGGTGAGGTCGACGGCATCCGCGTCCTCACGCCCGAGCAGGTGAAGCTCGCGTCGAAGCAGGAGACCGAGGGTCCGAACACCGTGCTCATGAACCTCGACCTGCAGTTCGGGCTCGGGTTCATCGTGCCGTCGACGCTGGTGCAGCTGGGCGGAGCGAGCTCGTTCGGGCACTTCGGCGCGGGCGGTTCGGTCGGTTGGGCCGACCCCGATGCCGAGTTCGGCTTCGGCTACGTGATGAATCGCATGGACATCGGGCTCGCGGGGGACGCGCGCAGCAAGGTGCTCGTCGACGCCTGTTACGACGCGGTGTCGTCGTGACGCGCGTCGGGATGCTGGCGCCGATGCAGCCCGAGCTGAAGCCGGTCGTGCGCGGGCTCGGACTCACCGGTGGTGACGGTCTGTATCGCGGACTCTCGCCCGACGGCGTCGAAGTCGTCGCGATGCTCACGCTCATCGGTATGGACAACGCCACGCGCGCCGCGCAGCGCATGCTGGAACACCGCGTCGACCACATGATGGTCGTCGGGATCGCGGGCGGCGTCGACCCGAACGTGCTGAAGATCGGTGGGCTCATCGCGCCCGAGGTCGTCGTGCGGCGCGCCACCGGTCGCGAAGTGCGTCCGAGCGTGCTCGGCGGCACGCTTGCGAAGGGCGCGCTGTCGTGTGGCGACGACCTCGTCACCGATCCGGCGACGCTCGCGAAGATGGGCGCGGCGGGCGTGATCGCGGTCGACATGGAGACCGCCGCGATCGGCGAAGTGTGTGAGGACGCGGGCGTCACCTGGTCGGTGTACCGGAGCATCAGCGACTTCGCGGGCGAAGGGCTCATCGACGAGGCGCTCCTTACGATGATGACGCCCGACGGCACGTCGGAGGCCGATTCGGTCGCGCGCTTCCTCGATCAGTATCCCGAGCGCAAGCAGGCGCTCGAACGGCTCGCGCACGACATGGAAGCCGCGACCGAAGCCGCCGCCGCCGCGGCGATCACGGCCCTCGCCGCGTTGTAGCGCCGCGGGCCTAAGGTCGCACGCATGGCGGTGCTCGTGGCGACCGACGACGGCTACCGGATCATCTCGTCGTCCGGCGACGTGCGCCGCGCGCTCGACGGACACCGCGTCGAGGCGTTCACGCCCGGCCCCGACGGAACGTGGATCGCGATCGTCGACGAGCGCGAGGTGTGGCAACACGGCGCCGACGGCGAATGGACACCGCTCGCGACCGCCGACGCACAGCTCGCGTGCCTCGTGACGCTCGACGACGTCGTGTACGCGGGCGCCGTCGGTCCGCAGGTGTACCGGTTCGTCGACGGCGCGCTCGCGCCGGTCGCCGACCTCGACGCCGTCGCCGGACGTGACGAGTGGCATCGCGTCGGTTGGGATCTTCACGTCCGCTCGATGACGAAGACCGTCGACGGTGCGCTGCTCGCGAACGTGCACGTCGGCGGCATCATCCGCTCGACCGATCAGGGCACGTCGTGGGAGCCGACGATCGACGTCGACGCCGACGTGCACGAGGTGCGCGCGCATCCGACGCGCGCCGAGATCGTGGTGGCCGCGGCGGCCGTCGGCTTCTGCGTGAGCCGTGACGGTGGTCGCACGTGGGCCGTCCTCGACGACGGTCTGCACGCGACGTACGCGCGCGCGGTCGCGTTCGCCGGCGACGACGTGCTCGTGAGCATCTCCGACGGTCCCTTCGCGACCCGTAGCGCGATCTACCGCGTGCGCGACATCGTCGATCCCGCGGGCACGAGCCATCCCGAGCGCGTCGGTGACGGTCTGCCCGAGTGGCTCGACGGCAACGTCGACACCCGCGGCCTGGCCGCGAGCGACACGACGCTCGCGCTCGCC
Encoded proteins:
- a CDS encoding serine hydrolase domain-containing protein, coding for MNIDGWTAPGFENVRAAFEQNFADGLEVGAAFAAYHRGEQVVDLWGGIADQRTERPWGEDTIIGVFSTTKGATAICAHRLAQEGRLDVDAPVAHYWPEFGDAGKQDIPVRYLLSHRAGLPWVDEQLTLEQALTWEPMIHALEHQKPLWEPGTQHGYHAITYGYLVGEVIRRITGRSVGTYFREEIAQPLGLDFWIGLPESEEPRVAMLVGGLLDGIESADVDEEARAAIDAMIGPDSVMGKALSGGGAFAGNVWNRRDVHAAEVPAAAGISDARSIARMYAACVGEVDGIRVLTPEQVKLASKQETEGPNTVLMNLDLQFGLGFIVPSTLVQLGGASSFGHFGAGGSVGWADPDAEFGFGYVMNRMDIGLAGDARSKVLVDACYDAVSS
- a CDS encoding enoyl-CoA hydratase/isomerase family protein, which produces MTYSQFDCLIVERQGPVGWLINNRPDQLNAMSAHMRDEFAVAWKELDADPEVRVIVHTGNGRAFQTGVDVSEIATDGMGMQRYRQSVEEWDLHFTAWHQEVWKPVITAVNGICAGGGFHWVADADIVIAASDAQFFDPHVSVGQVVAIEAIGLLRKMPVEAVMRMAFVGRYERMSAARAYELGMISQVVDPPDQLREAAQKLGETIAQNSPAAMRATKRALWGALELGLTDACRAGAQELVSMWGHPDQVEGPLAFAERRAPRWSGDDTGDRE